One genomic segment of Bradyrhizobium diazoefficiens includes these proteins:
- a CDS encoding glycosyl hydrolase family 28-related protein: MFRSVCIALALMVLTVAGAAAQPQMFWYSDPVGPDDTVIVTGAQLDAVTATSISRVPDGATGQAAAPRSVELIQKDAQSLKFVVPKEFAPGIYRFTLTYPQGEISGRLNRPTVYWMQASLGDAVSPGGTVRVFGRNIVRRPDQAKLVLVPERAGQPVTLRPGGGNLWNGSFRLPDTVAPGDYRVRLSNGDGIDDDFVDVERIHVVPAATETPAIFNVREYGALGDGVINATRAIKAAISAAQQSGGVVYLPRGRYLITGPLMIPSHVTLRGERTDLVNLVWQDVEDPPEALISGTSHFAIEDLTIYTSRHGHVVVGGFLNGVPIPGASEIALRRVRIRASAFRGHMSPEQTFQRMQKIDRQFGQSLDTIRLTGDKLAVTDCDVVGSGRALYLLKASNTVISGNVLNNGRFGWNSFTGSNRFIFENNTVTAADLQGTGGSINTLAPDVTGSENVFFANNVFKAIYGWDREAVSSDGGGGFYFGPALSVAPDRLSLTGPANERVIATTWSGAVVMVADGRGAGQFARVARFDPAAADKPMSIALDRKLAVELDATSIVTVVQMHQNYLVVDNTFEDVGVAAQFYGTGLNHVLAGNVATRTGGFFDRALIYHHFQPSWQVQILNNRITEGNAYQAGPDRTIASGEALIAVQAVRPPNMLKQPPLVRAVIVRGNRMENDSHIEITGVTPVYPGVRDVVVENNVIGASRVGLVIDRGVLLATERRNTVNLIDR; the protein is encoded by the coding sequence ATGTTTCGATCGGTCTGCATCGCACTCGCGCTGATGGTGCTCACGGTTGCGGGTGCGGCCGCGCAGCCGCAGATGTTCTGGTACAGCGATCCCGTTGGGCCGGACGATACGGTGATCGTCACCGGCGCACAACTTGATGCAGTCACCGCGACTAGCATCAGCCGCGTTCCAGACGGTGCGACAGGGCAAGCCGCTGCGCCGCGGTCGGTGGAGTTGATCCAGAAGGACGCGCAATCCCTGAAGTTCGTCGTTCCCAAGGAATTTGCTCCGGGGATCTATCGCTTCACGTTAACTTATCCCCAAGGCGAAATCTCTGGCCGCCTCAACCGGCCAACCGTCTATTGGATGCAGGCGAGCCTCGGCGACGCGGTGTCGCCCGGCGGAACCGTGCGCGTGTTCGGACGCAATATCGTGCGGCGGCCGGACCAGGCGAAACTCGTTCTGGTTCCGGAACGCGCGGGCCAGCCGGTCACATTGAGGCCGGGTGGAGGGAATCTCTGGAACGGGAGCTTCCGTCTGCCCGACACGGTAGCACCAGGCGACTATCGCGTGCGGCTCTCGAACGGCGACGGCATCGACGATGATTTCGTCGACGTAGAACGCATTCACGTCGTTCCCGCCGCAACGGAGACACCTGCGATCTTCAACGTCCGCGAATATGGTGCACTCGGCGATGGCGTCATTAACGCAACGCGGGCGATCAAAGCGGCGATCAGTGCGGCCCAGCAGAGCGGCGGCGTCGTCTACCTTCCGCGGGGGCGGTATCTGATAACGGGCCCGCTCATGATCCCATCCCATGTGACCCTCAGGGGCGAGCGTACGGATCTCGTCAATCTGGTCTGGCAGGATGTGGAGGATCCGCCGGAAGCGCTGATTAGCGGTACATCGCACTTCGCCATCGAGGATCTGACGATCTACACCTCCAGACATGGTCATGTCGTTGTCGGTGGCTTTCTCAACGGTGTGCCGATCCCGGGCGCCTCCGAGATCGCTCTCCGTCGCGTGCGCATTCGCGCCTCGGCCTTTCGCGGCCATATGTCTCCCGAGCAAACCTTTCAGCGGATGCAGAAGATCGACCGGCAATTTGGTCAATCGCTGGACACCATTCGGCTGACGGGCGACAAGCTCGCGGTGACAGATTGCGATGTCGTCGGATCGGGCCGAGCGCTCTATTTGCTCAAGGCAAGCAACACCGTCATTTCCGGCAATGTTCTCAACAATGGCCGGTTCGGCTGGAACTCGTTCACCGGCTCAAATCGCTTCATTTTCGAGAACAACACGGTCACGGCTGCCGATCTCCAGGGCACCGGCGGTTCGATCAATACGCTTGCGCCCGACGTCACCGGTTCGGAGAATGTGTTCTTCGCCAACAATGTCTTCAAGGCGATCTACGGCTGGGATCGTGAAGCGGTGTCGAGCGACGGAGGCGGCGGCTTCTATTTCGGCCCCGCCTTGAGCGTTGCCCCGGACCGGCTATCGCTGACCGGGCCAGCGAACGAGCGCGTGATCGCAACGACCTGGTCGGGCGCCGTCGTCATGGTCGCGGACGGGCGGGGGGCCGGCCAATTCGCGCGCGTCGCAAGGTTCGATCCGGCCGCCGCGGACAAGCCGATGTCGATTGCACTCGACCGCAAGCTCGCGGTCGAGCTCGATGCGACGTCGATCGTCACCGTGGTCCAGATGCATCAGAACTATCTGGTCGTCGACAACACATTCGAGGACGTCGGTGTTGCCGCGCAGTTCTACGGCACCGGCCTCAATCATGTGCTGGCCGGCAACGTCGCCACAAGGACCGGAGGCTTCTTCGACCGCGCCTTGATCTATCACCATTTCCAGCCGAGCTGGCAGGTTCAGATCCTCAACAATCGTATCACCGAGGGCAACGCGTACCAAGCCGGTCCCGATCGCACGATTGCGTCCGGCGAAGCCCTGATCGCGGTCCAGGCCGTGCGACCGCCGAACATGCTGAAGCAACCACCTCTTGTTCGTGCCGTGATCGTGCGCGGCAACCGGATGGAGAACGACTCCCACATCGAGATCACCGGCGTAACGCCGGTCTATCCGGGCGTGCGTGACGTTGTCGTTGAGAACAATGTGATTGGCGCATCGCGCGTCGGCTTGGTGATCGACCGCGGCGTGCTGCTGGCGACCGAGCGGCGCAACACGGTCAATCTCATCGACAGGTAG
- a CDS encoding peptidylprolyl isomerase — protein sequence MDNITESIVTNHSCPHYISVRLGSLQTHPGHAERHDRLRLQGPRVPTPLPRSHDDAIRNLIEGMMVLYRGRRQQPSGVYSRMVVGLAVATSLWSASGPGYAQSSDTVLAKVSDLVVARVDDMVIDARDYELAQQMFVHDLKGLDPKARHDFLVQYLIDVALMSKDAQKKDLKIDEAALQRNVEFLRKKALMESWLGDVARTAVTDDAVHALYDQAVKDSAEPQIRMRTMLFKVDAANDEKAVKAAEDRANEAVARIKKGEEFTKVAEDMTGTSVPATLKEAAYQGRQQMKPEIAKVAFATEVGSTSAPIRTEQGWEVLKVEDKQTRKPLDFDTVRERFAAVVGRKAQLAAMEKLRSEAKIERLDLPEQPQDQAARTPTEGAKVKAPN from the coding sequence GTGGATAACATCACGGAGTCGATAGTCACAAATCATTCTTGTCCACATTATATTAGCGTCAGGCTTGGATCACTACAGACGCATCCTGGTCATGCCGAGCGGCACGACCGGTTGCGCTTGCAGGGGCCTCGTGTTCCGACGCCGCTACCGCGCAGCCACGATGATGCAATTCGAAATCTGATCGAGGGTATGATGGTTCTCTATCGTGGTCGTCGCCAGCAGCCGTCTGGCGTGTATTCTCGAATGGTGGTGGGACTCGCAGTCGCGACGAGCCTCTGGTCTGCGAGCGGACCGGGCTACGCCCAGTCAAGCGACACGGTCCTCGCCAAGGTCAGCGACTTGGTCGTCGCCAGGGTTGACGACATGGTCATTGATGCCCGCGACTACGAATTGGCGCAGCAGATGTTCGTGCATGACCTGAAGGGATTGGATCCAAAGGCGCGCCACGACTTCCTTGTGCAATACCTCATCGACGTCGCGTTGATGTCGAAGGATGCGCAGAAGAAGGATCTCAAAATCGACGAGGCTGCCCTGCAGCGCAACGTCGAGTTCCTGCGCAAGAAAGCGCTGATGGAGAGCTGGCTGGGCGACGTCGCGCGTACTGCGGTCACGGACGATGCGGTTCACGCGTTATATGATCAGGCGGTCAAGGATTCGGCCGAGCCCCAGATCCGCATGCGGACCATGCTGTTCAAGGTCGATGCCGCCAACGACGAAAAAGCGGTCAAGGCCGCAGAGGATCGCGCCAACGAGGCGGTCGCCCGCATCAAGAAGGGCGAGGAGTTCACCAAGGTCGCCGAGGACATGACGGGAACGTCTGTGCCCGCCACGCTCAAGGAAGCGGCCTATCAGGGCCGCCAGCAGATGAAGCCGGAAATTGCGAAAGTCGCGTTCGCGACCGAGGTCGGAAGCACCTCGGCTCCGATCCGGACCGAGCAGGGCTGGGAGGTTCTCAAGGTCGAGGACAAGCAGACGCGAAAGCCGTTGGACTTTGACACCGTGCGGGAGCGGTTCGCAGCCGTTGTCGGGCGAAAGGCTCAGCTCGCGGCTATGGAGAAGCTGCGCTCGGAAGCAAAGATCGAGCGGCTGGACCTTCCCGAGCAGCCGCAGGATCAGGCCGCCAGGACGCCGACTGAGGGTGCCAAGGTGAAGGCGCCGAACTGA
- a CDS encoding helix-turn-helix domain-containing protein — MVGRRHDSREISDKLAQADQLAAKGKTQREISKALGVSIMTYHRWKKMLKSSEPEMDGAGGSIDSGASVPRDAGSKDTIQRLERENAQLRRLVTDMLLEKLKYEEELRARQEPRLRRPEKG; from the coding sequence ATGGTCGGCAGGAGACATGATTCGCGGGAAATATCGGACAAGCTGGCCCAGGCGGATCAACTCGCGGCCAAAGGCAAGACCCAGCGCGAGATATCAAAGGCGCTCGGCGTAAGCATCATGACCTATCATCGCTGGAAGAAGATGCTCAAATCTTCCGAGCCGGAGATGGATGGTGCGGGCGGCAGTATCGACAGCGGCGCGAGCGTTCCGCGCGATGCCGGCTCCAAGGATACCATCCAGCGCCTGGAGCGCGAAAACGCGCAACTGCGGCGCCTTGTCACTGATATGCTGCTCGAGAAGCTGAAATACGAGGAGGAGCTGCGTGCGCGTCAGGAGCCGCGGCTGCGGCGTCCCGAGAAGGGCTAA
- a CDS encoding transglutaminase-like cysteine peptidase gives MTRFCRERRTARRLGAWTVAATAAAAVFAWDALPAHAFLARPALFAAIGSATKAPSGWLQLCAANADECKPLADQARDVTLTPELLEQLYRINKYVNDRVTWTSDAELYGKTERWAYPLDRGDCEDMVLLKRRLLVKTGWPQGALLITIVEERGQNRTRHAVLTVRSNRGEMILDNQTPEILFWYETNYRYLSRQSATDPNVWVSFGPEPAKPAVDVAVASSPSPLPLPPPLGIRP, from the coding sequence ATGACGAGATTCTGCAGAGAGCGACGAACCGCCAGACGGCTTGGCGCGTGGACAGTCGCGGCGACTGCCGCGGCCGCCGTGTTCGCCTGGGATGCTCTCCCGGCTCACGCCTTCCTCGCCCGTCCGGCGCTGTTCGCCGCGATCGGCTCGGCCACCAAGGCGCCGAGCGGATGGCTGCAGCTCTGCGCCGCCAATGCCGACGAATGCAAACCCTTGGCCGATCAGGCGCGCGATGTGACGCTCACGCCGGAACTGCTCGAGCAACTGTACCGGATCAACAAATACGTCAACGACCGCGTGACGTGGACCAGCGATGCCGAACTCTATGGAAAAACCGAGCGCTGGGCCTATCCGCTCGACCGGGGCGATTGCGAAGACATGGTCCTGCTCAAGCGCCGGCTGCTCGTGAAGACCGGTTGGCCGCAGGGCGCGCTGTTGATCACCATCGTCGAGGAGCGCGGCCAGAACAGGACGCGTCATGCCGTGCTGACCGTGCGGTCCAATCGTGGCGAAATGATCCTCGACAACCAGACGCCGGAAATCCTGTTCTGGTACGAGACGAACTATCGCTATTTGTCGCGACAGAGCGCAACAGATCCGAACGTCTGGGTGTCGTTCGGCCCCGAGCCGGCCAAACCGGCGGTTGACGTCGCGGTCGCGTCTTCGCCCTCGCCCCTTCCGCTGCCTCCCCCCTTGGGGATCAGGCCCTAA
- a CDS encoding four-helix bundle copper-binding protein has protein sequence MAQSEDMTRCIALCMSCYQTCLGTAMNHCLETGGKHVEPKHFRLMMACAEMCRTAAHFMLINTPHHRHTCGECAEICGECADDCERIGGMDECVAMCRSCAQSCRAMAT, from the coding sequence ATGGCTCAATCCGAAGACATGACCCGCTGCATCGCGCTCTGCATGAGCTGCTACCAGACCTGCCTCGGCACGGCGATGAACCACTGCCTCGAGACCGGCGGCAAGCACGTCGAGCCCAAGCATTTCCGCCTGATGATGGCCTGCGCCGAGATGTGCCGGACGGCCGCGCATTTCATGCTGATCAACACGCCGCACCACCGGCATACATGCGGCGAATGCGCGGAGATCTGCGGCGAATGCGCCGACGATTGCGAGCGGATCGGCGGCATGGACGAGTGCGTCGCGATGTGCCGCTCCTGCGCCCAGTCCTGCCGCGCGATGGCGACCTGA
- a CDS encoding class I SAM-dependent methyltransferase — protein sequence MEQLESISGYTFDDAELDVSHDILLPCVLAVLEERGGRKGTRIMDLGCGNGAVAEQLHRRGHSVVGVDPSESGIRYAREKYPHLQIDRGSAYDALSEKYGQFDFVVSLEVVEHLYNPRKYAATVCSLLKPGGTAIISTPYHGYWKNLTMAVTGKLDHHFTALWDHGHIKFWSYKTLRMLLEEAGLRDVQFHRVGRIPPLAKSMLAVTRK from the coding sequence ATGGAACAGCTCGAATCGATCTCTGGATACACCTTTGACGATGCGGAGCTGGACGTATCGCACGACATTCTTCTTCCGTGCGTGCTTGCCGTCCTTGAAGAGCGCGGCGGCAGGAAGGGTACCCGGATCATGGATCTCGGTTGCGGCAACGGGGCGGTCGCCGAGCAGTTGCACCGCCGCGGTCATTCGGTGGTCGGCGTCGATCCCTCCGAGTCCGGCATCCGGTATGCGCGCGAAAAATATCCGCATCTTCAGATCGATCGCGGCTCGGCCTACGATGCATTGTCGGAAAAATATGGCCAGTTCGACTTCGTCGTCAGCCTCGAAGTCGTCGAGCACCTCTACAATCCGCGTAAATACGCTGCGACCGTTTGCAGTCTGCTCAAGCCGGGCGGCACCGCGATCATCAGCACGCCCTATCACGGATACTGGAAGAACCTGACGATGGCCGTCACGGGCAAGCTCGACCACCATTTTACGGCCCTGTGGGATCACGGCCATATCAAGTTCTGGTCGTACAAGACCCTTCGGATGCTTCTCGAGGAGGCAGGTCTCCGTGACGTCCAGTTCCACCGCGTCGGACGAATTCCTCCGCTGGCCAAATCGATGCTCGCCGTCACCCGGAAATAG
- a CDS encoding polysaccharide deacetylase family protein yields the protein MIGRSVVFRTRSWTVLGALVGLLTASSPAALAAECPGRPGALGTSRTLVVDPREHPRIGTMQYRETLPLKDHEVVLTFDDGPLPKYSNQVLQILADECIKATFFIIGQQAKANPEGVRKLVAAGHTVGTHSMSHPLTFDRMPIEKFEPEINGGIEWTSAAMTDPSRQLAPFFRIPGLMRAEAVENYLISRGIQVWSADFPADDWRHVSPERVYQLAMQRLEAKGKGILLLHDIQARTVAALPKIIRDLKARGYRIVHVVPATADLPATPTTPVEWLLHPPTETTPIARWPAVPNFVFTQTRVLPAPSLADLNAQTGRQPLLPRPTKAQMDVASTLAAPGRDLFAIPEGSVEVLLSTALSRRAAMRVAMAAEAPHPARGKAAQLPGRTSAHAAHAAPKHAAQPKTTTPRAARVAASVKKRA from the coding sequence ATGATCGGACGTAGCGTTGTTTTCCGGACGCGATCCTGGACCGTGCTTGGCGCGTTGGTGGGATTGCTGACCGCCTCCTCGCCGGCGGCGCTGGCGGCCGAATGCCCCGGGCGTCCGGGCGCGCTCGGCACCTCCCGCACTCTCGTCGTCGATCCGCGCGAGCATCCGCGCATCGGCACCATGCAGTATCGCGAGACGCTGCCCCTGAAGGACCACGAGGTGGTGCTGACCTTCGATGACGGCCCATTGCCGAAATATTCCAACCAGGTGCTCCAGATCCTCGCCGACGAGTGCATCAAGGCGACCTTCTTCATCATCGGCCAGCAGGCCAAGGCGAATCCCGAAGGCGTGCGCAAGCTGGTGGCCGCGGGCCACACCGTGGGCACGCACAGCATGAGCCATCCGCTGACCTTCGACCGGATGCCGATCGAAAAATTCGAGCCGGAGATCAACGGCGGCATCGAATGGACCTCGGCCGCGATGACCGATCCATCCAGACAGCTCGCGCCGTTCTTCCGCATTCCCGGCCTGATGCGCGCCGAGGCCGTCGAGAACTATCTGATATCGCGCGGCATCCAGGTCTGGAGCGCCGACTTCCCGGCCGACGACTGGCGGCATGTGTCCCCCGAGCGCGTCTACCAGCTCGCGATGCAGCGGCTGGAGGCCAAGGGCAAGGGCATTTTGCTGCTGCACGACATCCAGGCGCGCACGGTGGCGGCGCTGCCGAAGATCATCCGCGACCTCAAGGCACGCGGCTATCGTATCGTGCATGTGGTGCCGGCGACCGCGGACCTGCCGGCGACGCCGACCACACCGGTGGAATGGCTGCTGCATCCGCCGACCGAGACGACGCCGATCGCGCGCTGGCCGGCCGTTCCGAATTTCGTGTTCACGCAGACCAGGGTGCTGCCGGCGCCCTCGCTCGCGGATCTCAATGCGCAGACCGGGCGTCAGCCTCTGCTGCCGCGCCCGACCAAGGCGCAGATGGATGTCGCGTCCACCCTGGCCGCGCCCGGCCGCGACCTGTTCGCGATCCCGGAGGGCTCGGTCGAGGTGCTGCTGTCCACGGCCTTGTCGCGGCGCGCCGCCATGCGGGTGGCCATGGCCGCCGAGGCGCCTCATCCGGCCAGGGGCAAGGCCGCACAGCTGCCGGGACGCACGAGCGCGCATGCGGCACACGCTGCACCGAAGCACGCCGCGCAGCCCAAGACCACCACGCCCCGCGCGGCCCGCGTCGCGGCCAGCGTGAAGAAGCGCGCTTGA
- a CDS encoding AAA family ATPase, which yields MDTRTAISAKPIDQIDRESLGGTISVSDLVEQIWGFIRRQYLVFLIVSACSVGLGLVYLLTTPARYTAHAMMLIDSSKLRVMQQQQVSFADTPLDTTQVETQVEVLKSDGIGLAVVREMRLTEDAEFVGSGAGLWGTDNSAQNAESRLSQALVTLLRQRIITRVGRTYVLDIAFTSLSPDRAAQIANGIAEAYIVDQLESKYQATRRASKWLQDRITELREQVSAVDRAVLDYKEKNKIFDIAVAPAAGGSSASARSLEEQQLAEISSQLSTARAASTEAKARLDRIQEVLKMGIPDASVVDSLRSEIVIRLRNQYLDLAAREGLLSQRYGSDHQAAINVRAQMEQIRQSVSDELRRIAESTKSEYEIATAREQSLKDKLADMVSDARITNRERIGLRELESNAQAIHTIYDSFLQRYMEAIQQQSFPITESRVISAAGAPKQKSSPRASVVLGLATVMGLVLSLAVAGLREALDPVFRSRRQVQETLQVKCLAVVPLLDAPPRSRLPRPWRRNVVQDVAPPAAADGMFGRAVLDPSSLFAASLRSIKVAVDVSTAGQRSRVVGLLSMAPNEGKSTIASNLAELVAHLGKKVILIDGDLRNPTISRAMAADATSGLLEVLAGTIGLQTAVRTERGLAFLPTIIGPRDVRGSELLGSESLKLLIDELRDTYDYIIIDLPPLGPVAEVRGTASMIDSYVQVIEWGRSRKNTVRQQLLGAPEIHERLLGAVLNKVDLRVFGRHETLDTVYGQSGYY from the coding sequence ATGGATACCCGAACGGCGATATCAGCCAAGCCAATCGATCAGATCGACCGCGAGAGTCTCGGCGGGACCATCTCCGTGTCCGATCTGGTCGAGCAGATCTGGGGCTTCATCCGGCGTCAATATCTGGTCTTTCTGATCGTCTCGGCCTGCTCGGTCGGTCTTGGCCTCGTCTATCTGCTGACGACGCCGGCGCGCTACACCGCGCACGCGATGATGCTGATCGACTCCAGCAAATTGCGTGTCATGCAACAGCAGCAGGTGTCGTTCGCCGACACGCCGCTCGACACCACCCAGGTCGAAACCCAGGTCGAAGTGCTGAAATCCGACGGCATCGGGCTCGCCGTCGTCAGGGAGATGCGCCTCACTGAGGACGCGGAGTTCGTGGGGAGCGGCGCGGGGCTCTGGGGGACCGACAATTCGGCGCAAAATGCCGAAAGCCGGCTGTCCCAGGCCCTCGTGACGTTGCTGCGTCAGCGCATCATCACTCGGGTCGGCCGCACCTACGTTCTCGACATCGCCTTTACTTCGCTCAGTCCCGATCGTGCCGCCCAGATCGCCAATGGGATCGCCGAGGCCTACATCGTCGACCAGCTGGAATCGAAATACCAGGCCACGCGCCGGGCCAGCAAATGGCTTCAGGACAGGATCACGGAACTGCGCGAGCAGGTCTCCGCCGTCGATCGCGCCGTGCTCGACTACAAGGAAAAGAACAAGATCTTCGACATCGCTGTCGCCCCTGCTGCCGGCGGCTCCAGCGCCAGCGCGCGCTCTCTGGAGGAGCAGCAGCTTGCGGAGATTTCGAGTCAGCTGAGTACCGCGCGTGCCGCGAGCACCGAGGCGAAGGCACGGCTCGATCGCATCCAGGAGGTCCTCAAAATGGGGATTCCGGATGCCTCCGTGGTGGATTCGCTGCGAAGCGAGATCGTCATCCGGCTGCGCAACCAGTACCTCGACCTGGCCGCGCGCGAGGGTCTTCTCTCGCAACGCTACGGCAGCGATCATCAGGCCGCCATCAACGTGCGGGCTCAGATGGAGCAGATCCGCCAGTCTGTCAGTGACGAGCTGCGCCGTATCGCGGAAAGCACCAAGAGCGAGTACGAGATCGCAACGGCGCGAGAACAGTCGCTCAAGGACAAGCTCGCGGACATGGTCTCGGACGCGCGGATCACCAACCGCGAACGCATCGGCTTGCGCGAGCTCGAAAGCAACGCCCAGGCGATCCATACGATCTATGACAGTTTTCTCCAGCGCTACATGGAAGCGATCCAGCAGCAATCATTTCCGATTACCGAGTCCCGCGTCATCAGCGCGGCAGGTGCGCCAAAGCAGAAGAGCAGTCCGCGTGCTTCCGTCGTCCTGGGACTCGCAACCGTCATGGGTCTTGTTCTCAGTCTTGCGGTCGCCGGCCTGCGCGAGGCACTCGACCCGGTGTTCCGGAGCAGGCGGCAGGTCCAGGAAACGCTGCAGGTCAAGTGTCTCGCCGTCGTGCCGCTTCTGGACGCGCCGCCGCGGTCGCGCTTGCCCAGGCCATGGCGACGAAACGTCGTGCAGGATGTCGCGCCGCCGGCCGCCGCGGATGGGATGTTCGGCCGGGCGGTTCTCGATCCATCGTCGCTGTTTGCCGCATCATTGCGTTCGATCAAGGTTGCCGTCGACGTCAGCACCGCCGGCCAGCGCAGCAGGGTCGTCGGCTTGCTCTCGATGGCTCCGAACGAAGGCAAGTCGACCATCGCCAGCAATCTCGCCGAACTGGTCGCGCACCTCGGCAAGAAGGTCATCCTGATCGACGGCGACCTTCGCAATCCGACCATAAGCCGTGCGATGGCTGCCGACGCCACGAGCGGCCTGCTCGAGGTTCTCGCCGGAACGATCGGGCTGCAGACTGCCGTCCGTACGGAGCGGGGGCTCGCCTTCCTGCCGACGATCATCGGGCCCCGCGATGTTCGCGGCAGCGAACTGCTCGGCTCGGAATCCCTGAAGCTGCTGATCGACGAACTGCGGGACACGTACGACTACATCATCATCGATTTGCCGCCCCTCGGTCCCGTTGCAGAGGTCCGGGGGACCGCAAGCATGATCGATTCATATGTCCAGGTGATCGAGTGGGGCAGGTCGCGCAAGAACACGGTGCGACAGCAGCTGCTCGGAGCTCCCGAGATCCACGAGCGGCTGCTCGGAGCGGTCCTCAACAAGGTCGATCTCAGGGTATTCGGCCGGCATGAGACGCTCGACACCGTCTACGGCCAGAGCGGCTACTACTGA
- a CDS encoding polysaccharide deacetylase family protein yields the protein MTKMFRARWTSTALGAVLAALAGTASAGAADCPRKDGLGTSRILSVDAKTTPRVGLKSFPQTLALADHEVVLTFDDGPHPPTTSKVLAALAQECVRATFFLIGLHASEHPDMVKRIAREGHTIGHHTFSHPFMARIPFEKARSEIDRGIAADEMALHGVSTTTPSTPFFRFPYFEATQAQLDLLLSRGIVVFGADLWASDWNEMTPEQELKLVTERLAAAGKGIILFHDPKARTAAIMPAFLRYLRENGFRVVHVVPADTSQKNADAH from the coding sequence ATGACAAAGATGTTCCGAGCGAGGTGGACCTCGACGGCACTGGGCGCCGTCCTCGCGGCTCTCGCCGGCACCGCCTCGGCGGGGGCCGCAGACTGTCCGCGCAAGGATGGGCTCGGCACCTCGCGCATCCTTAGCGTCGATGCCAAGACCACGCCGCGCGTTGGGCTGAAGAGCTTTCCGCAGACGCTGGCGCTGGCCGACCACGAAGTCGTGCTGACCTTCGACGACGGCCCGCATCCGCCGACGACGTCAAAGGTGCTGGCGGCACTGGCGCAGGAATGCGTGCGCGCGACCTTCTTCCTGATCGGCCTGCACGCCTCTGAGCATCCCGACATGGTCAAGCGCATCGCACGCGAAGGCCACACCATCGGCCATCACACCTTCTCGCATCCGTTCATGGCGCGGATCCCGTTCGAGAAAGCGAGGAGCGAGATCGACCGCGGCATCGCGGCCGACGAGATGGCGCTGCACGGGGTCTCGACCACAACGCCGTCGACGCCGTTCTTCCGCTTCCCCTATTTCGAGGCAACGCAAGCACAGCTCGATTTGCTCCTGTCGCGCGGCATCGTCGTGTTCGGCGCCGACCTGTGGGCCAGCGACTGGAACGAGATGACGCCGGAGCAGGAACTGAAGCTGGTCACCGAGCGCCTCGCCGCGGCCGGCAAAGGCATCATCCTCTTCCACGATCCCAAGGCGCGCACGGCCGCGATCATGCCGGCCTTCCTGCGCTATCTGCGGGAAAACGGTTTTCGCGTGGTCCACGTGGTTCCGGCCGACACATCACAGAAGAACGCCGACGCGCATTGA